A single uncultured Cohaesibacter sp. DNA region contains:
- a CDS encoding ATP-binding protein, which translates to MRRIIPVVILTFIALVGIWRGTELFAERAAIQKSVGQEIQLMAALVTEKVSNELVAFNERAEALRRENATRITTGNPAKAVIPPSSEPSAVPSDAVNADQAGTQITPLASAPSPLIYQEWLFAALPSIELAENYQIYLTDSTGMIVASIPRSAQDMRKTLVDLLGRTQALATFGSSAGVFEITLGDDTAALATVHHLGGGRGSVTVIRNTAHMLRQWRSDVAGNVIVFVVMSSIILLIVYAFFSQGARAQEADSIYASTIRRMETSLARSRSGLWDWDLSSGHIYWSKSMYDLLGMEPRDELLGIASINNRLHPEDGNLLQHVDALLASGQVALDRQFRLRHEAGHWVWIQIRGELTHSRNNRLHLMGVAIDVTQQIASEEQQMLADIRLRDAVDTIPEAFVLWDKDSRLVLCNRPYRQLHNIGDDEVIAGLSYSELMDRGQPRVVAVDEDDAEFEPSLQSVMDNDWPNQARTYKVQLLDGRWLQISERRTRDGGFVSVGTDISRLKVQEQRLIESEQELIASVTDLRKSRQTLETQAQQLVELTEKYAKEKDNAEAANRAKSQFLANISHEFRTPLNAIIGFSEVMKQEIFGAHKTDKYRDYSSDIHRSGSYLLHLINDILDMSRLEDGELELKPKDTDLVEIIKTISDQGIKERADARNLTVHDKLPENLSVFADPYMLEQVIGKLMDNAIKFTPKGGDIMLTGCERDGWAILTISDSGVGIPQSALNRIGQPFEQVQNQFTKNHKGSGLGLAIARTIVQMSGGTMKIRSRIGQGTSVTIKMPMHATAWHLERAAG; encoded by the coding sequence TTGAGACGCATCATCCCGGTTGTCATCCTGACTTTTATCGCACTCGTTGGCATCTGGCGCGGAACCGAGCTGTTTGCAGAGCGGGCAGCGATCCAGAAATCCGTCGGTCAGGAAATCCAGCTGATGGCAGCTCTGGTCACCGAGAAGGTGAGCAACGAGCTTGTTGCCTTCAACGAGCGGGCAGAAGCATTGCGCCGTGAGAATGCGACGCGCATCACCACAGGAAACCCGGCCAAGGCCGTCATCCCACCATCCTCAGAGCCGTCAGCGGTTCCCTCGGACGCAGTCAACGCCGATCAGGCCGGGACACAGATAACGCCCCTGGCGAGTGCACCGAGCCCCCTGATATATCAGGAATGGCTGTTCGCCGCGCTCCCCTCCATCGAGCTCGCCGAGAATTATCAGATCTATCTGACCGACAGCACCGGCATGATTGTCGCTTCCATTCCTCGTTCCGCTCAGGACATGCGCAAAACGCTTGTCGATCTCCTGGGGCGGACTCAGGCTCTGGCAACGTTCGGGTCGAGTGCCGGGGTGTTCGAAATCACTCTTGGCGATGATACCGCAGCTCTTGCTACCGTCCATCATCTGGGTGGAGGACGCGGCTCTGTGACCGTAATTCGCAATACGGCCCATATGCTCCGCCAATGGCGCTCGGATGTTGCAGGCAACGTGATCGTCTTTGTGGTGATGAGCTCTATCATTCTTCTCATCGTCTATGCCTTCTTCAGCCAAGGCGCCAGAGCGCAGGAAGCAGACAGCATTTACGCTTCGACCATCCGGCGCATGGAAACCTCTCTGGCGCGGTCGCGCTCGGGACTTTGGGACTGGGATCTGTCGAGCGGACATATCTACTGGTCGAAGTCGATGTATGACCTGTTGGGCATGGAACCGCGCGATGAGTTGCTCGGCATCGCCAGCATCAACAACCGCCTGCATCCCGAAGATGGCAACCTTCTGCAGCATGTGGATGCACTTTTGGCCTCTGGTCAGGTTGCGCTCGATCGCCAATTTCGGCTGCGTCATGAGGCCGGGCACTGGGTCTGGATCCAGATCCGTGGCGAGTTGACCCATTCGCGCAACAATCGCCTGCACCTGATGGGCGTCGCCATCGATGTGACGCAGCAGATCGCCAGCGAAGAGCAACAGATGTTGGCGGATATCCGCCTGCGCGACGCGGTTGACACCATCCCCGAAGCCTTTGTGTTATGGGACAAGGACAGCCGTCTCGTCTTGTGCAATCGTCCCTACAGACAGCTGCACAATATCGGTGATGATGAGGTCATTGCAGGTCTGAGCTATAGCGAGTTGATGGATCGGGGCCAACCGCGTGTTGTTGCCGTCGATGAAGACGACGCCGAGTTCGAGCCTTCCCTGCAGTCGGTCATGGACAACGACTGGCCCAATCAGGCGCGGACCTACAAGGTTCAGCTCCTTGACGGACGCTGGCTCCAGATCAGCGAACGCCGGACGCGGGATGGCGGCTTTGTATCCGTGGGTACCGACATTTCGAGACTGAAGGTTCAGGAGCAGCGGCTGATCGAAAGCGAGCAGGAGCTGATCGCCAGCGTCACCGACTTGCGCAAATCGCGTCAAACCCTTGAAACTCAGGCTCAGCAACTTGTTGAACTCACAGAGAAATATGCCAAGGAAAAGGACAACGCGGAAGCGGCCAACAGGGCAAAATCCCAGTTCCTCGCAAACATTTCCCACGAGTTCCGCACGCCGCTCAATGCAATCATTGGCTTCTCGGAAGTGATGAAACAGGAAATCTTCGGCGCGCACAAAACCGACAAATACCGGGACTATTCCTCGGACATTCATCGCAGCGGCTCCTACCTGCTCCATCTGATCAACGACATCCTCGACATGTCCCGTCTTGAAGATGGCGAGCTGGAACTGAAGCCGAAAGATACCGACCTTGTCGAGATCATCAAGACGATCTCGGATCAGGGCATCAAGGAGCGGGCAGACGCCAGAAACCTGACGGTGCACGACAAGCTACCTGAAAATCTGTCCGTTTTTGCAGACCCTTACATGCTCGAGCAGGTGATAGGGAAGCTGATGGACAATGCCATTAAATTCACACCCAAGGGCGGCGACATCATGCTGACGGGCTGTGAACGCGATGGATGGGCCATTCTGACCATCTCCGATTCCGGTGTTGGCATTCCGCAGTCTGCCCTCAACCGCATTGGCCAGCCGTTCGAGCAGGTCCAGAACCAGTTCACGAAGAACCACAAGGGCTCCGGCCTCGGCCTCGCGATCGCCCGGACCATCGTTCAGATGTCCGGTGGTACGATGAAGATCCGCTCTCGCATTGGTCAGGGGACCAGCGTGACGATCAAGATGCCCATGCATGCTACGGCGTGGCATCTTGAGCGGGCTGCAGGCTGA
- a CDS encoding bifunctional [glutamine synthetase] adenylyltransferase/[glutamine synthetase]-adenylyl-L-tyrosine phosphorylase, which produces MSEAPTSGAEVHSFWQQATRLPLLKDADALLEPLIERRQLLLDKDPDQASAIALIDEALQSPALKDFLAAIFETSTYLSDLLVKDLVRFCRILSDDPVEHVAALCSEAVGEIPANEAAVMHDLRLIKQDAALTIALADLAGLWSVKQTTNALTQIADATLRGALRFALSDFHRRNKITLPHPDDPERDSGYVALAMGKHGAGELNYSSDIDLIILYDSENCCCEDKWEKSRTFVRLTRQVVKIMQERTPDGYVFRTDLRLRPDPGATPPAVSVLAALQYYESMGQNWERAALIKARACAGDIKVGEGFLDEIVPFIWRKYFDYAALADVHSIKRQINAHKGHGKIAIHGHNVKLGRGGIREIEFFVQTQQLIAGGRNPQLRGRETIPMLSELVDLTWIEPVARDELSEAYMFLRKVEHCIQMQRDEQTHNLPNSDEGLAEIGRMMGYADLQDFKTNLRQRLECVQEHYVNLFKEEQELGAESGGNLVFTGEDDDPETLETLARMGFQQPAEVTKAIRSWHFGRYPATRSTKARERLTEFTPALLKALGNTDNADSAFNAFNSFLAALPSGVQVFSLLRNNPQLLEILTVVLGASPRLAQIVARRPRVIDALLDPAFFGDMLEREHLEEQLTRSLSEATCYEDALDAARIFGQEQMFLIGVRILMGAISASQAGAAYAKLAGVIIRHMLDYSTEELELRHGKLPGGSVVVVAMGKLGGREMTASSDLDLILIYDHDEDAKMSDGDKPLAPTQYYARLTKRLITALSVPTGEGDLFEVDFRLRPSGNSGPLATSLRSFKSYHASDSWTWEHMALSRARIIAGDADLSGRVRAEICSILCRQRDAETLKADVADMRARIEKEKGSTDIWNIKQVAGGLVDVEFIAQAHQLIHGHAHQEILHANTAECLQLCVDHGLIERRDGEILLPAIKLYHDLTQILRVCLSEAFDPGTSSKGLRDVVVRASEDPSMDVLQVRLRDYQRDVRAVFERIIGPVEPRASVATETTE; this is translated from the coding sequence ATGAGCGAAGCGCCAACAAGCGGGGCAGAAGTCCATTCATTCTGGCAACAGGCGACGAGGCTCCCTCTGCTCAAGGATGCAGACGCGCTGCTTGAACCGCTGATCGAGCGCAGGCAACTCCTTCTCGACAAGGATCCTGATCAGGCATCCGCCATCGCTCTGATTGATGAAGCCTTGCAAAGCCCGGCCCTGAAGGATTTTCTTGCGGCGATCTTTGAAACCTCGACCTATCTCAGTGATCTCCTTGTGAAGGATCTGGTCCGCTTTTGCCGGATTCTGTCAGACGATCCCGTCGAGCATGTTGCAGCTCTTTGCTCCGAGGCTGTCGGCGAGATTCCAGCAAATGAGGCTGCGGTCATGCACGATCTCCGGCTCATCAAGCAGGATGCGGCATTGACGATTGCTCTGGCTGATCTTGCCGGCCTCTGGTCGGTAAAACAGACCACCAACGCCTTGACCCAGATCGCCGATGCCACCCTTCGCGGTGCCTTGCGATTTGCCCTTTCCGATTTCCACCGGCGCAACAAGATCACTCTTCCTCATCCCGACGATCCCGAGCGGGATAGCGGCTATGTAGCTCTTGCCATGGGCAAGCACGGGGCAGGGGAGCTCAACTATTCCTCCGATATCGACCTGATCATCCTCTATGACAGCGAGAATTGCTGCTGCGAGGACAAATGGGAGAAGAGCCGCACCTTCGTCCGCCTGACCCGTCAGGTGGTCAAGATCATGCAGGAACGGACACCGGATGGCTACGTCTTCCGTACCGACCTCCGCCTGCGCCCCGATCCGGGTGCGACGCCGCCCGCCGTTTCCGTTCTTGCTGCTCTCCAATATTACGAGAGCATGGGCCAGAATTGGGAGCGTGCCGCCCTCATCAAGGCGCGCGCCTGCGCCGGGGACATCAAAGTCGGAGAAGGGTTCCTCGATGAGATTGTGCCCTTCATTTGGCGCAAATATTTCGACTATGCCGCGCTCGCTGACGTTCATTCCATCAAGCGTCAGATCAATGCCCACAAGGGCCACGGCAAGATCGCAATCCATGGACACAATGTGAAGCTCGGCCGGGGCGGCATTCGCGAGATCGAGTTCTTCGTCCAGACCCAGCAGCTGATCGCCGGGGGGCGCAATCCGCAATTACGGGGCCGGGAGACCATCCCGATGCTCTCCGAACTTGTGGACCTTACGTGGATCGAGCCTGTCGCGAGAGACGAACTCAGCGAAGCCTATATGTTCCTGCGCAAGGTCGAGCACTGCATCCAGATGCAGCGCGACGAGCAGACGCACAATCTTCCGAACAGTGACGAAGGCCTTGCCGAGATTGGCCGCATGATGGGATATGCTGATCTTCAGGACTTCAAGACCAATCTGCGCCAGCGTCTGGAATGCGTGCAGGAGCATTATGTCAATCTCTTCAAGGAAGAGCAGGAGCTCGGCGCGGAGAGCGGAGGCAACTTGGTCTTTACAGGTGAGGACGACGATCCCGAAACCTTAGAGACATTGGCGCGCATGGGCTTCCAGCAGCCAGCCGAAGTTACCAAGGCGATCCGCAGCTGGCACTTTGGTCGCTATCCTGCCACTAGGTCCACAAAGGCGCGAGAGCGGCTGACCGAATTTACACCTGCCTTGCTGAAAGCGCTTGGCAATACCGACAATGCGGACTCTGCCTTCAACGCCTTCAACAGCTTCCTCGCCGCCCTGCCTTCAGGCGTGCAGGTCTTCTCCCTGCTGCGCAACAATCCGCAGCTCCTGGAAATCCTCACCGTGGTGCTCGGAGCCTCCCCAAGGCTCGCCCAGATCGTGGCGCGACGCCCCCGGGTGATCGACGCTCTGCTCGATCCGGCTTTCTTCGGAGACATGCTCGAACGCGAGCATCTGGAAGAACAGCTGACACGCAGCCTCAGTGAAGCAACCTGTTATGAGGATGCCCTCGACGCGGCACGCATTTTCGGTCAGGAGCAGATGTTCCTGATCGGTGTCCGCATCTTGATGGGGGCGATTTCTGCGTCGCAGGCGGGCGCAGCCTACGCCAAGTTGGCCGGTGTCATCATCCGCCACATGCTTGATTACAGCACCGAAGAGCTCGAGTTGCGACATGGCAAGCTGCCCGGCGGATCTGTCGTCGTTGTCGCAATGGGAAAACTTGGCGGGCGGGAAATGACCGCGAGTTCCGATCTCGACCTGATCCTGATCTATGATCATGACGAGGACGCCAAGATGTCGGATGGCGACAAGCCGCTCGCTCCGACCCAATATTATGCACGCCTGACCAAGCGCCTGATCACGGCCCTTTCTGTCCCGACCGGGGAGGGGGATCTGTTCGAAGTGGATTTCCGCCTCAGACCCTCCGGTAACTCTGGCCCTCTGGCAACCTCTTTAAGATCCTTCAAGAGCTATCATGCCTCGGACTCCTGGACATGGGAGCACATGGCGCTGTCCCGCGCCCGGATCATCGCAGGTGATGCGGATCTGTCAGGCCGGGTAAGGGCCGAGATCTGTTCGATCCTCTGCCGCCAGCGCGATGCCGAGACGCTGAAGGCCGACGTCGCGGACATGCGGGCGAGGATCGAGAAGGAAAAAGGCTCAACCGACATCTGGAACATCAAGCAGGTCGCAGGTGGGTTGGTGGATGTGGAATTCATCGCTCAGGCGCATCAACTGATCCATGGCCACGCCCATCAGGAGATCCTGCACGCAAATACCGCCGAGTGCCTCCAACTCTGTGTCGATCATGGTCTGATTGAACGAAGGGACGGGGAGATCCTGTTGCCAGCAATCAAACTCTATCACGACCTGACCCAGATCCTGCGTGTCTGTCTGTCCGAAGCCTTCGATCCGGGCACTTCCTCGAAAGGCTTGCGCGATGTTGTGGTAAGGGCTTCAGAGGATCCCAGCATGGACGTCCTGCAAGTCCGTCTCAGGGACTATCAGCGCGACGTGAGGGCTGTTTTCGAGAGGATCATCGGCCCGGTCGAGCCGAGGGCTTCAGTTGCGACTGAAACAACTGAGTGA
- a CDS encoding HAMP domain-containing sensor histidine kinase yields MAMGSINKTMRTTAFKLSAIYLIIFTIFATFLIVYISLNTQILMTRQLNSTIDAEVRGLVEQYRSSGLPGMVKVIGDRSNRPGASLYLVTDFRGHYVAGNVAALPEWVLDKRGAVEQSVPYQRLGDTTRAEYNAVVSVYEIFGGYRLLVGRDVGERELFRKVVEQAFIVSAILMIVLAMLAWFFVSRKVLKRIDMITEASRHIMRGQLDERLPVTQAGDEFDRLSESLNTMLSRIEALMQGLKEVSDNIAHDLKTPLTRLRNRVELTLASESADKESYRQALEQTLEESETLIRTFDALLRIARVEAKSTQIEKAPLDIGLIAADMAELYEPVAEDEGALLTWDAASGFMISGNRELISQAVANLIDNALKYAVRHVAAQREAAEGTGELPEQARIHVEVARAKDEHAKDPEMAPIILTVSDNGPGVAKEDRARVLQRFVRLDKSRTQPGSGLGLSLVNAVANLHDARIELGDNEPGLIFSIRFPALVRDEEADSAASELAQD; encoded by the coding sequence ATGGCGATGGGATCGATCAACAAGACGATGCGGACAACGGCGTTCAAGCTGTCCGCAATCTATTTGATCATTTTTACCATCTTCGCCACCTTCCTCATTGTCTATATCTCGCTCAATACCCAGATCCTGATGACCCGGCAACTCAACTCCACCATTGATGCGGAGGTGAGGGGGCTGGTGGAGCAATATCGCTCAAGCGGCTTGCCGGGCATGGTCAAGGTGATCGGAGATCGTTCCAATCGTCCCGGAGCGAGCCTCTATCTGGTGACGGATTTCCGCGGCCATTATGTCGCTGGCAACGTCGCAGCCCTGCCGGAATGGGTGCTCGACAAGCGCGGTGCGGTCGAACAATCCGTCCCCTATCAGCGTCTGGGCGACACCACCAGAGCCGAATATAACGCTGTTGTCAGCGTTTATGAAATCTTCGGAGGCTATCGTTTGCTCGTCGGTCGCGATGTTGGTGAGCGGGAGCTGTTCCGCAAGGTCGTCGAACAGGCCTTCATCGTCTCCGCGATCCTGATGATTGTTCTCGCCATGCTTGCCTGGTTCTTTGTCTCGCGCAAGGTTCTGAAGCGCATCGACATGATTACCGAGGCCTCACGGCACATCATGCGCGGCCAGCTCGACGAGCGCCTGCCGGTGACGCAAGCCGGAGACGAATTCGATCGCCTGTCCGAGAGCCTCAACACCATGCTGTCGCGTATCGAGGCGCTGATGCAGGGGCTGAAGGAAGTCTCCGACAACATCGCCCACGACCTCAAGACGCCTCTCACGCGCCTCAGGAACCGCGTCGAGCTCACCCTAGCCTCTGAGAGCGCCGACAAGGAAAGCTACCGTCAGGCGCTGGAACAGACGCTTGAGGAATCCGAGACGCTGATCCGCACCTTTGATGCGCTGTTGAGGATCGCGCGTGTCGAGGCCAAATCGACCCAGATCGAAAAGGCCCCGCTCGACATCGGCCTGATTGCCGCCGATATGGCCGAACTCTACGAGCCGGTGGCCGAGGACGAGGGAGCGCTTCTGACGTGGGACGCTGCGTCCGGCTTCATGATCTCCGGCAACAGGGAGCTGATCTCTCAAGCCGTCGCCAACCTCATCGACAATGCACTCAAATATGCTGTCCGCCATGTCGCCGCCCAGCGTGAGGCGGCTGAAGGGACTGGCGAGCTGCCAGAACAGGCCCGCATTCACGTCGAGGTCGCCCGGGCGAAGGATGAGCACGCAAAGGATCCTGAGATGGCTCCTATCATCTTGACCGTCTCGGACAACGGGCCGGGGGTGGCCAAAGAAGATCGCGCCCGCGTTCTGCAACGGTTTGTGCGCCTCGACAAGAGCCGGACCCAACCGGGCTCCGGTCTTGGTCTCAGCCTCGTCAACGCTGTCGCCAATCTGCACGATGCTCGTATTGAGCTCGGCGACAATGAACCGGGTCTCATCTTTTCCATTCGCTTTCCTGCTCTGGTCCGAGACGAGGAAGCCGATAGTGCTGCGAGCGAGCTTGCGCAAGACTAG
- a CDS encoding response regulator transcription factor produces MRILIIEDDIEAASYLIKGLKEAGHVCDHAADGDEGYQKASDGGFDILIVDRMLPKRDGLSIIESRRSEGDETPVLILSALGEVDDRVTGLRAGGDDYLTKPYAFSELLARIEVMARRRSPSEVETMYRLADLELDRLSHTVKRAGQTILLQPREFRLLEYLMKNAGQVVTRTMLLENVWDYHFDPQTNVIDVHISRLRSKIDKGFDPALLQTVRGSGYSLRVPD; encoded by the coding sequence ATGCGTATTTTGATTATCGAGGACGACATAGAAGCGGCAAGCTATCTGATCAAGGGATTGAAGGAAGCTGGCCACGTTTGCGATCATGCTGCCGATGGCGATGAAGGATATCAGAAGGCGTCCGATGGAGGCTTTGACATCCTGATTGTGGACAGAATGCTGCCCAAGCGGGACGGTCTTTCCATCATCGAGTCTCGCCGCTCGGAAGGGGATGAAACCCCGGTGCTGATCCTCTCGGCACTCGGAGAGGTCGATGATCGCGTAACTGGCCTGCGTGCCGGTGGAGACGACTATCTCACCAAGCCATACGCATTTTCAGAACTCCTCGCCCGCATCGAAGTCATGGCGCGTCGGCGCAGTCCGAGCGAAGTGGAGACCATGTATCGGCTCGCGGATCTCGAACTCGACCGTCTGTCTCATACAGTTAAACGCGCCGGACAGACCATCCTGTTGCAGCCGCGCGAATTCCGCCTTCTCGAATATCTGATGAAGAACGCCGGTCAGGTCGTGACGCGGACCATGTTGCTCGAGAATGTCTGGGACTATCATTTCGATCCCCAGACAAACGTCATCGACGTGCATATTTCCCGGCTGAGATCGAAGATCGACAAGGGTTTTGACCCCGCGCTGCTGCAGACTGTGCGCGGCTCCGGCTACAGCCTTCGGGTGCCCGACTAA
- a CDS encoding Do family serine endopeptidase — protein MTKLNLKKAPVKATLLASVLTVGVVAGATVPTLLTGEPSAKAAPVQVTTPAAPVDFSGVVQAVKHAVVSVQVKTQIDSPNQNFTFPGFPEFRDLPKDHPFNRFFRRFGEEEEGDQKQAPARPRFAQSQGSGFFISEDGLVVTNHHVVDNGTEFKLVMDDGTELDAELVGSDERSDLALLRVKDAKQKFQYVKFADELPAVGSWVLAVGNPFGLGGTVTAGIISAHGRDINAQNYESFIQIDAAVNKGNSGGPTFNLKGEVIGVNTAIFSPSGGNVGIAFAIPSEVAKDVISDLKNGGKVKRGWLGVHIQNVSEDIADSLGLTEASGAMVTHTDESAPAFKAGVEVGDVILAVDGNEVKNTRELARAIGRTDPESDVELTIWRDGKEIKLTVNLGLFPDQVSDNGQTQPTPAQPAKPASVQEFGFELQPAQEEEGVEIVEISPDGVAAEKGLSRGDIILEAGGKKITSVEEFEKQISEAKNSSRRTLLLQLKRQSNIQFVALPLNKS, from the coding sequence ATGACAAAGCTGAACCTGAAAAAAGCACCAGTGAAAGCAACCCTGCTTGCGTCTGTCCTGACCGTAGGCGTCGTAGCCGGTGCTACTGTTCCCACCCTTCTGACCGGCGAGCCATCCGCCAAGGCGGCCCCGGTGCAGGTAACCACACCGGCGGCGCCCGTTGATTTCAGCGGAGTTGTGCAGGCCGTCAAACATGCCGTGGTTTCCGTGCAGGTGAAAACCCAGATTGACAGCCCGAACCAGAATTTCACTTTCCCCGGTTTCCCTGAATTCCGCGACCTGCCGAAAGATCACCCGTTCAATCGTTTCTTCCGCCGCTTCGGAGAAGAGGAAGAAGGAGACCAGAAACAGGCCCCAGCGCGCCCGCGCTTTGCACAGTCTCAGGGCTCCGGCTTCTTTATCTCTGAAGATGGTCTTGTCGTGACCAATCATCACGTTGTCGACAACGGCACCGAATTCAAACTGGTCATGGATGACGGCACCGAGCTGGATGCGGAACTTGTAGGCTCTGACGAGCGCTCCGACCTTGCCTTGCTGCGCGTGAAGGATGCCAAACAGAAGTTCCAGTATGTGAAGTTCGCCGATGAGCTTCCTGCCGTTGGCTCATGGGTGCTCGCTGTGGGCAACCCGTTCGGCCTCGGTGGTACCGTGACCGCCGGCATCATCTCGGCCCATGGTCGTGACATCAATGCCCAGAATTACGAGAGCTTCATTCAGATCGACGCCGCCGTCAACAAGGGCAACTCGGGCGGCCCGACCTTCAACCTCAAGGGTGAAGTGATCGGTGTGAACACCGCCATCTTCTCGCCGTCCGGCGGCAACGTGGGTATTGCCTTCGCGATCCCGTCTGAAGTTGCTAAAGATGTGATTTCCGATCTCAAGAATGGTGGCAAAGTCAAGCGCGGCTGGCTTGGCGTTCATATCCAGAACGTCAGCGAAGATATTGCCGACAGCCTTGGCCTGACGGAAGCGTCCGGTGCTATGGTCACTCACACCGACGAAAGCGCTCCTGCCTTCAAGGCCGGTGTTGAAGTCGGCGACGTCATCCTTGCTGTTGATGGCAACGAAGTGAAGAACACCCGCGAGCTTGCAAGAGCCATCGGGCGCACCGATCCGGAATCCGACGTTGAACTGACCATCTGGCGCGATGGCAAGGAAATCAAGCTGACGGTCAACCTTGGTCTCTTCCCCGATCAGGTGAGCGACAATGGCCAGACCCAGCCGACCCCAGCACAGCCAGCCAAACCAGCCAGCGTGCAGGAATTCGGGTTTGAACTGCAGCCTGCTCAGGAAGAAGAGGGCGTCGAGATCGTCGAGATTTCTCCTGATGGGGTTGCTGCCGAAAAGGGCCTGTCCCGTGGCGACATCATCCTCGAGGCAGGTGGCAAGAAAATCACCAGTGTTGAAGAGTTCGAGAAACAGATCTCCGAAGCCAAGAACAGCAGCCGGAGAACCCTGCTTCTGCAGCTCAAGCGTCAGAGCAACATCCAGTTCGTGGCCCTGCCGCTCAACAAATCCTGA
- a CDS encoding Hsp70 family protein has product MKTKACCGLDFGTSNSTLGLVEDGRPRLVKLEGEEVTLPSTLFFDFEENSTHFGRDAITTYMEGGEGRMMRALKSILGSPTIHETTMIGRERKPFTAVLGLFLSHMKRTAEAEIGASVSRVVMGRPVHFVDYNPDADREAEETLRAIASDAGFSDIEFEFEPVAAARDYQQTVNSEETALIIDIGGGTSDFTILKVSPKNETTGADSRDAILANTGVHVGGTDFDRWLSLARVMPLLGYQSPMIKKGRLMPVGFYHDLATWQKINFLYDHKTQADLRYLRREATKPHLLDRLLHLLELREGHRLALGVETSKVALSELDQTALSLDFIEKGLSAEMTRQHLVEALEDGTERVRKTIAEGLQTAGLEGDDITVVFLTGGSTKVPYIRKSLTDMVPKARIVDGDAFGSVGVGLALEAQRRFG; this is encoded by the coding sequence ATGAAGACCAAAGCTTGTTGTGGACTTGATTTCGGCACTTCCAACTCAACTCTCGGCCTCGTCGAAGATGGTCGCCCCAGGTTGGTCAAGCTCGAGGGCGAGGAAGTCACGCTGCCATCGACTCTTTTCTTTGATTTTGAGGAAAACAGCACCCATTTCGGCCGCGATGCAATCACGACCTACATGGAGGGTGGCGAAGGGCGCATGATGAGAGCGCTCAAGTCGATCCTTGGCTCTCCGACCATCCATGAGACGACCATGATCGGCAGGGAGCGCAAGCCCTTCACGGCGGTGCTTGGTCTTTTCCTGTCCCATATGAAGCGTACCGCCGAAGCCGAGATAGGGGCTTCGGTCAGCCGTGTCGTGATGGGGCGTCCTGTCCACTTCGTCGATTACAATCCCGATGCTGACCGCGAAGCGGAGGAGACGCTGCGCGCCATTGCTTCGGACGCTGGCTTTTCTGACATCGAATTCGAGTTTGAGCCAGTGGCCGCTGCCCGCGACTATCAGCAGACGGTGAACAGCGAAGAGACGGCCCTGATCATCGATATCGGCGGTGGTACCTCTGACTTCACGATCCTTAAGGTTTCTCCCAAAAACGAAACCACCGGCGCGGACAGCCGGGACGCGATCCTTGCTAACACCGGTGTTCATGTCGGCGGGACGGACTTTGATCGCTGGCTCTCTCTGGCGCGCGTCATGCCGTTGTTGGGGTATCAAAGCCCGATGATCAAGAAAGGCCGTCTCATGCCTGTCGGCTTCTATCATGATCTCGCGACCTGGCAGAAAATCAACTTCCTCTACGACCACAAGACACAAGCAGATCTGCGCTATCTTCGCCGTGAGGCAACCAAACCGCACCTGCTCGACAGGTTGCTTCACCTGCTGGAGCTCCGCGAGGGCCATCGTCTGGCACTGGGTGTCGAGACCAGCAAGGTTGCCCTGTCCGAGCTGGATCAAACGGCGCTTTCTCTCGACTTCATCGAAAAGGGCCTTTCCGCCGAAATGACCAGACAGCATCTGGTTGAAGCGCTGGAAGATGGCACGGAGCGGGTTCGAAAAACCATTGCCGAAGGTCTTCAAACGGCTGGTCTTGAGGGTGATGATATCACGGTTGTTTTCCTCACCGGTGGATCGACCAAGGTGCCCTACATTCGCAAGAGCCTTACCGACATGGTGCCCAAGGCTCGCATAGTCGACGGGGACGCATTCGGGTCTGTCGGGGTCGGGCTGGCTCTGGAAGCTCAGAGGCGATTTGGGTGA